A region from the Lolium perenne isolate Kyuss_39 chromosome 4, Kyuss_2.0, whole genome shotgun sequence genome encodes:
- the LOC127331573 gene encoding heavy metal-associated isoprenylated plant protein 3 — translation MGEGNDGADAKEEEEKKGTGGGDEGEDDDEGNGKANKSKQQQKKKDEDGGDGKKKAATGAVVLRVDLHCDGCARKVVKAIRAAQGVECVAADVAGGTVTVTGKGADPWDLKDRIESRTHRPVAFVNPPAPKKKPNGGAADGKKLPDDDTAKSKTGDDKAKKNKEPPPESTVVVKIGLHCNGCIDRIKRTAHKIKGVKQVTVDTAKEHVTVKGTMDAKALPDVLRRKLKRDVALVAPAPPAKPKDGSGGGDKGKKKQQQEGGESAADKVAGEQQQGGGGGGGGKKKNKSNKQEDGGEEDAGGAAAAAAAQQAFPMAVLYGSGGEGSSASYRVEMLHAPQLFSDENPNACAVM, via the exons ATGGGGGAGGGCAACGATGGCGCCGACGCCaaggaagaggaggagaagaAAGGAACCGGCGGCGGTGACGAGGGAGAAGACGACGATGAGGGGAATGGGAAGGCAAACAAGAGCAAGCAGCAGCAGAAGAAGAAAGACGAAGATGGCGGCGACGGGAAGAAGAAGGCGGCGACGGGCGCGGTGGTGCTGCGGGTGGACCTGCACTGCGACGGCTGCGCACGCAAGGTCGTGAAGGCCATCAGAGCAGCCCAAG GAGTGGAGTGCGTGGCGGCGGACGTGGCGGGCGGCACGGTGACGGTGACCGGCAAGGGCGCCGACCCCTGGGACCTCAAGGACCGCATCGAGTCAAGGACGCACAGGCCCGTCGCCTTCGTCAACCCCCCGGCCCCCAAGAAGAAACCCAATGGCGGCGCTGCCGACGGCAAGAAGCTGCCGGACGACGACACGGCGAAGAGCAAGACCGGCGACGACAAggcgaagaagaacaaggag CCCCCGCCGGAATCGACGGTGGTGGTGAAGATCGGGCTCCACTGCAACGGTTGCATTGACCGGATCAAGCGGACCGCCCACAAGATCAAAG GTGTGAAGCAGGTGACGGTGGACACGGCCAAGGAGCACGTGACGGTGAAGGGCACCATGGACGCCAAGGCCCTACCTGACGTGCTCAGACGCAAGCTCAAGAGGGACGTCGCCCTCGTGGCGCccgcgccgccggccaagcccAAGGACGGGTCAGGCGGCGGCGACAAAGGTAAAAAGAAGCAGCAGCAGGAAGGCGGCGAGAGCGCTGCGGACAAAGTGGCCGGAGAGCAGCAGcaggggggaggaggaggaggcggcggcaagaagaagaacaagagcaacaagcaggAGGACGGCGGGGAGGAGGATGCCGGCggtgcggcagcggcggcggcggcgcaacaGGCGTTCCCGATGGCCGTGTTGTACGGCAGCGGCGGAGAAGGGTCGTCGGCGTCGTACCGGGTGGAGATGCTGCACGCGCCGCAGCTATTCAGCGACGAGAACCCAAACGCATGCGCCGTCATGTGA